Proteins co-encoded in one Prevotella sp. E13-27 genomic window:
- a CDS encoding helix-turn-helix domain-containing protein: MNKAPDDAIESLFERICELMEKEQLFLKTRLKLSDIAALLGVNSRYVSESIKTHRGCTFSTFVNSYRIDFVKIQLTNSPHKKIAAIALESGFDNEISFYRTFKNFTNMTPREWLQATL, translated from the coding sequence ATGAACAAAGCGCCAGACGACGCAATCGAATCACTTTTCGAACGCATCTGCGAACTGATGGAAAAGGAGCAGTTGTTTCTCAAGACACGCTTGAAATTATCAGACATTGCCGCCCTGCTGGGTGTCAATAGTCGTTATGTATCCGAAAGCATCAAGACCCATCGCGGATGCACTTTCTCAACGTTTGTCAACAGCTACCGCATAGACTTTGTTAAAATCCAACTGACTAATTCACCGCATAAGAAAATTGCAGCTATAGCGCTGGAGTCGGGCTTTGACAATGAGATTTCCTTCTACCGCACGTTTAAAAACTTCACAAATATGACCCCTCGCGAGTGGCTACAAGCCACACTATAA
- a CDS encoding IS4 family transposase produces the protein MNAGNTVFSQLMSLIPDYELRKCIDRYRGDFHARRFTCRDQFLVMSYAQLTSSASLRSIEAQLTAFNSKLYHAGLKVMPKSTLADMNEKKDWRIYQDYAMVLVERAKVLYKDEYYRLGIDNMVYAFDSSTINLCLHLCPWAKFHHDKGAFKMHTLIDVKNNIPNFIMLTPGNVHDTQAMDSLPVEAGAYYLMDKGYVDFDRLFRLFQQQKAYFVTRAKDNMKYSVFEAREVDRQTGVISDESISLTGLFTAKKYPDLLRLVVYEDFAQNVVYRFLTNDFTLEAITIAELYRERWTIETFFKWIKQHLHIKTFYGTSQNAVFTQIWIAICDYLLLIIALKMYHIEQNLYIFSNVIGQVLFERTPLNELFDKPIINQNPEDDRQLSLW, from the coding sequence ATGAATGCCGGAAATACTGTATTCTCGCAACTGATGTCTCTCATCCCTGACTACGAGCTCAGGAAATGTATTGACAGATATAGAGGGGATTTTCATGCAAGACGATTCACTTGCCGTGACCAGTTCCTTGTCATGAGTTATGCTCAGCTGACCAGCAGCGCAAGCCTTCGTAGCATAGAGGCTCAGTTGACTGCTTTCAACTCCAAGTTGTATCATGCCGGTCTGAAGGTGATGCCCAAGTCCACTCTCGCCGACATGAACGAGAAGAAGGACTGGCGTATCTATCAGGACTACGCAATGGTACTTGTCGAGAGGGCTAAAGTCCTGTATAAAGATGAATACTATCGGTTGGGAATTGACAATATGGTGTATGCCTTTGACAGCAGTACCATCAACCTGTGTCTGCATCTCTGTCCATGGGCGAAGTTCCATCATGACAAAGGTGCTTTCAAGATGCACACTTTGATTGATGTAAAGAACAACATACCCAACTTCATCATGCTTACTCCTGGCAATGTGCATGATACTCAGGCTATGGACAGCTTGCCTGTAGAAGCAGGGGCTTACTATCTGATGGATAAAGGCTATGTGGACTTTGACCGTCTGTTCCGTCTCTTCCAACAGCAGAAGGCTTACTTTGTAACCAGAGCAAAGGACAACATGAAATATTCCGTATTCGAGGCAAGAGAGGTTGACAGGCAGACTGGCGTCATCTCTGACGAGTCCATCAGTCTTACTGGTCTCTTTACAGCCAAGAAGTACCCTGATTTGTTGCGTCTGGTCGTCTATGAGGACTTTGCGCAGAACGTAGTGTATCGATTCCTGACGAATGACTTCACCCTTGAAGCAATTACCATTGCGGAACTGTACCGAGAGCGCTGGACTATCGAAACGTTCTTCAAATGGATCAAGCAGCACCTGCACATCAAGACGTTCTATGGGACGTCCCAAAACGCAGTCTTCACACAGATATGGATTGCCATCTGTGACTACCTGCTGCTTATTATTGCTCTGAAGATGTATCATATCGAACAAAATCTTTACATATTCTCTAATGTCATCGGCCAAGTTCTCTTTGAGAGGACTCCGCTGAATGAACTTTTTGACAAACCAATTATTAATCAAAATCCGGAAGATGACCGCCAACTTTCGCTTTGGTGA
- a CDS encoding helix-turn-helix domain-containing protein has product MMAQNGETPAMVHITPERLPDLNTPRGSHAAFFLNGELTVFGGHTLGFVPTATAEYLRNGEWHQLSMVYAHDNGIVVSLRSGKVLLAGGHDQPLGIGQSFMAEWYDAKTHSFEGFGCLYRKRSMATALELDSGRVIISGNQKATDEIEIFDGRKLFHKKKDVSTPHMLPLILRIAPNNAIIFSSENPDFQRNDTDIVDRVKGSPFHAPLLKEWHPLLLECNINNDAGFIGDEEKGHYEHLVVAYNDSNKIAVMAIRDTIFSLLPTTCCIPTKGINTDTILYESRVLADRRTQRAYIHGLDTLERHYIVAIDYAQRPAPITVYYTDPMPECGYGSPILSPEGNLIICGGLNFGHGDVQHDNYAPLNTAWLFRFSPDETEVEHSSWWWALSVSPLLLIFCFIIIKKSSKVTDSIEDKQPSIVVSVPIDTLMPRIRKLMESEQLFKNSELKVADVATQLCTNGRYVSDCINQQEGISFSQFVNGYRIDYAKKLLKEHPDMKIAAIAYECGFANETSFFRTFKNLTGMTPREWLNETD; this is encoded by the coding sequence ATGATGGCACAGAATGGGGAGACTCCTGCTATGGTGCATATTACACCAGAACGACTGCCAGACCTGAACACGCCACGTGGTAGCCATGCTGCTTTCTTTCTCAACGGCGAACTAACAGTCTTCGGCGGACACACTCTTGGCTTTGTCCCCACGGCAACGGCTGAATATCTGCGCAACGGCGAGTGGCATCAGCTGTCAATGGTCTATGCTCATGACAACGGCATCGTTGTTTCTTTACGCTCTGGTAAGGTGCTACTGGCTGGTGGGCACGACCAACCCCTGGGTATAGGACAGTCGTTCATGGCAGAATGGTACGACGCAAAGACACATTCTTTCGAAGGTTTCGGATGCTTGTACCGCAAACGCAGCATGGCCACGGCGCTCGAACTTGACAGTGGAAGAGTGATTATATCTGGCAATCAGAAAGCTACTGACGAAATAGAGATATTCGACGGACGGAAATTATTTCACAAGAAGAAAGATGTTTCTACGCCACATATGCTACCTCTTATTCTGCGCATAGCACCCAACAATGCAATTATTTTCAGCAGCGAGAATCCTGACTTCCAACGCAACGACACAGATATAGTTGACCGAGTCAAAGGTTCTCCGTTCCATGCGCCACTACTGAAAGAATGGCATCCCCTACTCCTTGAGTGCAACATAAACAACGATGCAGGCTTTATTGGCGACGAGGAAAAAGGACACTACGAACATTTAGTGGTAGCCTATAATGACAGCAACAAGATAGCTGTCATGGCGATACGCGACACCATTTTCTCACTACTCCCAACAACATGTTGTATTCCGACAAAGGGCATCAACACAGACACTATACTCTATGAGTCGCGAGTTCTCGCTGACAGAAGGACACAACGGGCCTATATCCATGGATTAGACACCCTTGAACGGCATTATATAGTGGCGATTGACTATGCGCAACGCCCTGCTCCCATAACAGTTTACTATACCGATCCCATGCCTGAATGCGGCTATGGCTCACCAATACTCTCGCCAGAAGGCAACCTTATTATCTGCGGAGGACTGAACTTCGGACATGGTGATGTGCAACACGACAACTATGCGCCGCTTAACACTGCGTGGTTATTTCGCTTCTCACCCGATGAAACCGAGGTAGAACACAGCAGTTGGTGGTGGGCATTGTCAGTATCACCTCTATTATTGATATTTTGTTTTATAATAATAAAAAAAAGTTCAAAAGTCACCGATTCCATCGAAGACAAGCAACCGTCAATAGTTGTGTCTGTCCCTATAGATACGCTTATGCCACGTATACGCAAACTAATGGAAAGCGAGCAACTGTTTAAGAATAGTGAGCTCAAGGTTGCTGATGTGGCGACACAGCTGTGCACCAATGGGCGTTACGTATCCGACTGCATAAACCAGCAGGAGGGCATCTCCTTCTCACAGTTCGTCAATGGCTACCGCATAGACTATGCGAAAAAACTACTTAAAGAGCATCCTGACATGAAGATTGCCGCCATTGCCTATGAATGCGGTTTTGCCAACGAAACATCGTTTTTCCGGACGTTCAAGAACCTCACAGGCATGACTCCAAGGGAATGGCTAAACGAAACCGACTAA